ATGGCATTGCGGATGCTCATCTGCGTGATGGTGGTGTCCGACAATTGCGTGGACACCACGGCGGGATTGTATTCATATAACTTCAGCCCCGCTTCGTGACAGGCATCCACCGCATCCTTGCAGGCCTCCGCCGCTTTCACCCATTTGCTTTGATCGGGCGTGGTATTGAAGAGTTGCTGCCCGTCCTTGTTCTTCAGGTTGGCGAAATCGGTGTTCCCATTGAAAAGTGGGCTGGCGGCCTCTACCAGCACGTTCGCCCTGATCGCCAGCAAGCCCGGGCGGGTAATGCGCCCGGCTTCACTGTTTTCATTTTCCAGCCGCAGCGGAAGGTCCGGCGTTGCCTCATCCAGCAGCTGCACAATGTAGTTGAAGCAGCTGTCGACCGGCGCGCGCTTCACCAGCACGCCCTCTGTACCGGCGGAGATGTCGATGTTATCACGGATGATGGGAATGGGTCCGTAAATGCGTAGCAACCAGTAGTGATAGTAAGCTTTGAGAAACTTGACTTCCGCGATCCACTTCCTGCGCTCCCGTTCCTGCATGCCGGGAACGCCGGGCATATTCTCCAGGAAGATGTTGCAGTCGCGCAGCGCGCGGAAAAGCGGTTTGCCGCCATTGGTGCCGTCCCAGTAATTCATTTGCGGCGAAATGACGCTCTGGTTGCCCATGGCCACGCCTTCAAAAATATAATTGACATAAAACTGCGGCACCTGCGGATACGGCAGCCAGAACTCATCCCCGGCCAGAAAAGGCACCGCGCCCGCATGACCATGTGCCGGGAGGTAGGAATAACAGGTAAACAGGAATTTTTCGGCGGTAGTCCTGCTCGTAAAAGCGTTTTCGATGGTGGCCACGTTATCGGGCACCACATCCAGGTACTTGCCGCAACCTGCCCACATGCAGGTAAGGTAAAGCCATATGTATAAATTGACGCGTTTCATAATTGCTGCATTAAAGTGATAAAAGGATGCCTGCATTCACGGTGCGCTGCACCGGATAACCGAGGCCGTTTGCGCCCATCTCCACGTCCCACAGCTTGAAGCTGCTGATCGCGAAAAGATTGAGGCTGTTCAGGTAAAAGCGGGCATTGGAGAGGTGCATCCGCTTCATCACGTTACGGGGCAGCGTGTACCCCACTTCCAGCGATTTCAGGCGGAGGAACGATCCGTCGCGCATGAACCAGTTGCTGCGCTGGGTATTATTGCCGATGATGTTGGAACTGAGGCGGGGCCAGAGGGCGTAGCTGTTGCGGTTATCTTCCGACCAGTAACTGTCGGCATATGCTTTCAGCAGTTGCGTTTCGTTATTGAAAGGCGCCGTTGCCACGGGATCGATCCAGAATGACGAGCGCGCCGATCCCTGGAAGAAAAGGGAAAGGTCCACATTCCCGTAACCCGCGGAAAACCCGAAGCCGTAGATGATCTCCGGATCGGTGGGATAGCCCATCGGCACACGGTCCAGCGTAGTGATCTGCCCGTCGCCGTTCATATCGCGGTACTTGAGGTCGCCACCCTGGTAGATGCCGAAGTTTTGCCGGGGGAATTGGCCACTTCTTTGTCATCGATAAACAAACGCTCCGCCACGTAGCCCCATTGCTGGGAAAGCGAATACCCTACCCGTGAAAGATACTTTTCGTTATACAGCGGTTCCTCATACACTTTGAACTCGCTGGTCGCGTACGTGAAATTGGCGCGGGCCTTTATCCAGCCGCGGTTCCCGAAATGACCGGCGTACACCATCGATCCGTCGATCCCCCGAGCGGCTGCTTCGCCTACGTTGGCGCGCACCACGGCAGACAGGCCCATGGTCGGCGGTACGGAGCTGCGGCTCATCAGGATGTTGGAGCGGTATTCATGGAAGAAGTCTGCCTCCACCGTCAATTTCCCAAACAATCCCATTTCAAAACCGACATTGGTTTTCCGCGCGCGCTCCCAGGTAATGTCCGTATTCGCATACCGCGAAACCGAAACCCCGGTCCGGGAATACCCATTGTTAGTCCCGAAAACCGCACCGCGGCCGCCGTCGTTCATGTTGACGTTGGACAGGTAGAAAAAACGGTCGCGCTCATCCCCGATCGCATCATTGCCCACCAGGCCATATGTGCCCCGGAATTTCAGCAGTGTTATCGTGTTTTTAAGCGGCTCCCAGAAGGCTTCGTTCGAGACGTTCCAGGCCAGGCCCGCCGATGGGAAGAACCCGAAGCGCTGCGTTTTATAAAAACGTTCCGATCCGTTGTAACCGAAGTTGAACTCGGCGTAATAACGCTGATCGTAAGAATATGTGGTACGCCCCGATATCCCGGCGTTACGGAAAGGCAGGGAGCTTTGCAGGTCGCCAGCATTGCCGACGAGGCTGTTCCGTATGATGGAAACGAGCGTGCCGCTGAGGTTATGTTTCTTCGCGAAAAGGCGCTGGTAACTGATACTGCTTTCCAGGTAAGTAGTGGCGCGCACTTCCTTGCCGCCCTCGCGGTAATCGAGGTACTCGGTGCCGGTGCTTTCATTCAACGGCATTAACTGATACACATCCGACTTCCGGTCATATGCGCCCACCATGTAGTAAAATGGCGAATAGAACCGCGAGACGTTGAAACTGGATAAGCGCGATGTATTGAACACGATGCGGCCCGAAAGCCCTTCCGTGATGAAATTAAAGTCCTGGTTCAGTTCAAACTGCGCATCGATCTTGGACCTCGACGATTCCCGGTACCCCCGCATCAGGTTGGCGTATGGATTCAGGTATTGCCCGTTGCCATAGTTGCCGAACAGGATATGCTTCACGTGCGCATTGGCGGAATCAGGCTCGAAATATGCCGGGAAGAGCACGGGATTGGTGTGCATCACCTGGTTGTAAACGTCTGTACCGCCGTCGATCGGACCGTTGTAATCATCAAATGTACCCGCGAGGCGCACCACCACTTCGGTGGTTTTGGTCATGTTGATGTTGATGTTCGAACGAAGGGAGTAAGTTTTCAGGTTAACGTTTGAATTGAAGTTATTCCTTCCGTCTACATTCAACACACCGTTATCCTGGTTAAAGGTGCCGGCCAGGTAATACCGCGCTACCTTTCCGCCGCCGCTGGCGTTGAGGTTGGCGCGCTGGTTCACCGCGTATTTCTTGAACATGATGCCTTGCCAGTCGGTAGCCGGGTACACGGCGGGGTTCCCGCCGGCGATGGTGTTATCGATTTTGCTCTGGGCGTAAGGCAACGTCCCCAGCGGGTTGCGGGTAAGTACCGCCTCGTTGCCGAGCTTCATGTAGGTAATGGGATCGGCCAGCTCCACGTTGCGCGTGGGGGAAGAAATGGAATTCTCCAGTCGGATGGTCACGTTGATCTTCCCTTCCTTCCCTTCCTTGGTGGTGATGAGCACCACGCCATTAGCGCCACGGGCGCCGTAAAGCGATGTCGCCGTGGCGTCTTTAAGGATGGAAAAACTGGCGATATCGTCCGGCTGCAGCCGTGCAAGGTCGGTACTCGTTACCTCTACCCCGTCGATCAGGATCAGCGGGTCTTTCTTGTATCCGAAGGTGGTGACGCCGCGGATGAAGAAGTCCGCATTATCGGCGCCCGGTTCACCGCTGCGCTGGTAGGCGATCACACCGGCGATTTGTCCGGCCAGGGCGGTGGTAAGGTTGCTGGAAGGGATTTTCAGGTCTTCCACGTTCACCGAGGTAACGGCCCCGATCATGTCTTGTTTCTTTTGTTTTCCGAAGGCGACTACCACCACTTCACCCAGTTCGGAAGGGTTTACGCCGAGCGTAACCTGGAGGTCTTTCCTTCCTGCCAGCGGCACTTCCTGGGAAACGTACCCCATCATCTGGAAAACGAGTGTAACATTGGCGTCGGGTACGTTGAGGATGAAGCGCCCGTTGGGGTCGGTGGCTGTACCGATCTTTGGCTGACCTTTAACGGTAATGGTGGCGCCCGGCATAAAGGCACCGGAGGAATCCGTTACGGTGCCTTTGACTTCCACCCCGGGGCGCTCCTGCCATGGTGCGGCTTTGGCGGCCTGCACGGCATAGAGGAGGAAGCTCAGCAGCAGCCAGACTGTGCTGTACAGTAAATGTTTCTTCATAACGTTAGTTTAAAACTGCATGCATATATGGTATGAATTGTCCCCATTCCGCAGGCGATGCCTGCAGTCAGTTCTTTCAGATTCAATCCGATCTCTTGTCTGTATTTTATATATCCCTCAGCTTCTGCCGTTCAACGCGAATCCGCGCAAGATTTTGGTAAATGATGATAGACGAGTACGATCTTTAATATTCCTCAAAACTATTCCGTTTTCACCGGGATTGCCAATACTTCCTGCGATTTTACCTGTACATTTTTGACCTGATTTGATAAAAATAGTTTCCATACGGGCGCGAGGAGTATAGAAAACTGAAAAGGCCGCACTTATGGCGGCCTTTGTTTATGGTAGTGTTAATGGCGAGGTTAGTCCACGAGGCGGACGAGGTTTCGGCTTTTGTTCGTGTATTGTATGACAACATCGCTGACTTCGCCGTTCTTGTGCCATTTTATCATGGCGCCTTTTTCCAGCAGGTATTGTTTCCCGGCGATGCGCACCCTGGCGGGAGCCGCCAGCACGGCTTCCTCCAGCCGGCCGTTGTCATGCCATCGCATCAGTGTTCCGTCCTGTATGGAGAATTCCTGATCACCTTCCCGGGTAGTGAAGCTGCGGCCTGCATAACCGAATACGGGCTGGAAGGTTTCGTAGTAGAAACTAATCGATGGATGATTTTCGGGGCCGGGGCCGAAAGGGATCTTGATCGTTCCCGTGCTATCGGGTACGGGAATTAGCGCCATGCGGTCGAGGTTGGCTTCCTGGATGAGGACGGTATTATTTTTCAGCCGGACTTTCGCCCGGTGGAATTGTATGCCCGGGAAAGCGGGGATAGAAATGGCGGATGTGGTGACGATGTTTTCGGGGATTATGGGTTCACCGGTAGCGGAGAACGTGGCTTCCTGTCCGGCGTGGATGGTAAAAACAGCGCCTGCAGTGGCACCGGATATTTGTTGTGCGGTGACGCCGGTTTGCACGCTTCCGTTCTCGTACCATTCGGTTTTTCCCGGCAGAAAAT
Above is a genomic segment from Chitinophaga pollutisoli containing:
- a CDS encoding TonB-dependent receptor, which encodes MKKHLLYSTVWLLLSFLLYAVQAAKAAPWQERPGVEVKGTVTDSSGAFMPGATITVKGQPKIGTATDPNGRFILNVPDANVTLVFQMMGYVSQEVPLAGRKDLQVTLGVNPSELGEVVVVAFGKQKKQDMIGAVTSVNVEDLKIPSSNLTTALAGQIAGVIAYQRSGEPGADNADFFIRGVTTFGYKKDPLILIDGVEVTSTDLARLQPDDIASFSILKDATATSLYGARGANGVVLITTKEGKEGKINVTIRLENSISSPTRNVELADPITYMKLGNEAVLTRNPLGTLPYAQSKIDNTIAGGNPAVYPATDWQGIMFKKYAVNQRANLNASGGGKVARYYLAGTFNQDNGVLNVDGRNNFNSNVNLKTYSLRSNININMTKTTEVVVRLAGTFDDYNGPIDGGTDVYNQVMHTNPVLFPAYFEPDSANAHVKHILFGNYGNGQYLNPYANLMRGYRESSRSKIDAQFELNQDFNFITEGLSGRIVFNTSRLSSFNVSRFYSPFYYMVGAYDRKSDVYQLMPLNESTGTEYLDYREGGKEVRATTYLESSISYQRLFAKKHNLSGTLVSIIRNSLVGNAGDLQSSLPFRNAGISGRTTYSYDQRYYAEFNFGYNGSERFYKTQRFGFFPSAGLAWNVSNEAFWEPLKNTITLLKFRGTYGLVGNDAIGDERDRFFYLSNVNMNDGGRGAVFGTNNGYSRTGVSVSRYANTDITWERARKTNVGFEMGLFGKLTVEADFFHEYRSNILMSRSSVPPTMGLSAVVRANVGEAAARGIDGSMVYAGHFGNRGWIKARANFTYATSEFKVYEEPLYNEKYLSRVGYSLSQQWGYVAERLFIDDKEVANSPGKTSASTRVATSSTAI